A region from the Papaver somniferum cultivar HN1 unplaced genomic scaffold, ASM357369v1 unplaced-scaffold_22, whole genome shotgun sequence genome encodes:
- the LOC113340598 gene encoding antimicrobial peptide 1-like, whose protein sequence is MASTKNLLSVLLMAFVLMAVVSEFANASSITVYRLGGCGGESQTYSNCGCTNLLYMGGYSFSYTGQTARMYNTGNCLGGGVFTLTGNARMCSPVGWRSINIQC, encoded by the coding sequence ATGGCATCCACTAAGAACTTGCTCTCTGTGCTATTGATGGCTTTTGTCCTCATGGCTGTAGTAAGTGAATTTGCAAATGCAAGTTCAATAACGGTATATCGTTTAGGAGGTTGCGGCGGCGAAAGTCAAACATATAGTAATTGTGGATGCACAAACCTTTTATATATGGGTGGTTACTCATTTTCTTACACTGGTCAAACTGCTAGAATGTACAACACCGGGAATTGTCTTGGTGGGGGTGTTTTTACTCTCACCGGTAATGCTCGTATGTGCAGCCCTGTTGGATGGAGGAGTATTAACATCCAGTGTTAA